The Thermodesulfovibrio thiophilus DSM 17215 genome includes the window CTTTATAAAAAAGGAATTATTTTTGTTATATCTGCTCCCTCTGGGACAGGTAAGACAACGTTATGCGAAAAATTATTGAAACTACTACCGGATTTAAAATTGAGTATTTCTCATACAACAAGAAAACCACGAAATGGAGAGAGAAATGGAATTAATTATTACTTTATAGATAAAGAGACTTTTAAAAAAATGATAGATACTGATGAATTTGTTGAATGGGCAGAGGTATATGGAAATTTTTATGGAACTTCAAAAAAAGCTATAAATAGTTTAATCAGTAATGGATATGATATATTGCTTGATATTGATACAAAGGGTGCAAAGAATATAAAAAAACTCTATCCAGATAGTGTTTTAATTTTTATTCTGCCTCCTTCTCTGGATGAGCTTGAAAGGAGACTTATTAACAGGAATGAGGATAACAATGTCATAAAACTTAGATTAAGTAAAGCATCTCAGGAGATTTCGCAATATAAATTTTATGATTATGTTGTGATAAATGATAATATTGAGCAGGCATCAAGCAATTTGCTCTGTATCATACATGCTGAAAGGTTGAAAACAAAAAGAATAGACAACTCTAAAATAGATGAAATTTTTAAAAAATGAGGAGGGCGTAAAAATGAACAAAAAAGAAGAAAGTCTGGATATTATTTCTTTACCAGTAGAGCTGGATAAAACAAAGATTGATAGCAAATATCGTCTGGCGCTTATTGCAGCTCAAAGAGCAGCTGAACTTTCTTTGGGTGCACCATCAAAGCTCGACAGAAAAGCAAAAAAAGTTACAACCACCGCGATTCTTGAGGTTTTATCAAACAAGATAGAATATATAACTGGGGAAGAGGCTCAAAGAATTAAGGAAAAGATCAGCCAGATTGATGTCAAAAAACTTCTTGAAGATAAAAGAAAAGCAATTCCTGATCTTTCAGAACTCGAAAAAGACCTTAAAGTATATCTTCATGGAAAAGAGTCTGCTGAAAAAATGCTTGAAGACCTATTTACAGACAATACAGAAAAGCCTGTTAGTGAGCAGGAAGAATAAAATTAGAAATTCAATAGAGTGAATAGTCTGTTAAAAAATAAAAAAGTTATACTGGGTATAACAGGAAGCATAGCAGCATACAAAATATATGAACTTATTAAGCTTTTAAAAGATGCTGGTGCTGAAATTTATCCTGTTATGACTAAAAATGCATCTTATTTTGTAACTCCATTAAGCATTGAGATTATCAGTGGCAACAGGGTATTAATGAATATGTTTGAAGAACCACTTTCTCATATCGAGCTTGCAAAAAGCTGCGATATTTTTACAGTTGTACCGGCAACAGCCAATCTGATTAATAAGTATGCCTCTGGTATTGCCGATGACCTTCTTACGACAACGCTGATTGCCTTCAGGGGCCCGGTCATTATTGCTCCTGCAATGAACTGGAGAATGTACGAGTCACCTCAGGTACAGAAAAGTATTGAATATTTAAACAGTCTTGGGGTGAAATTCATGGGACCTGAAAGAGGATTGCTTGCCTGTGGAGAGGAAGGTCTTGGCAGGCTTGTTTCAATAAATAAAATTTTTGAGGCAATCATTTCTTCATTAACTGAAAAAGATTTAAAAGAAGAACATGTTCTTATTACAGCAGGACCTACAAGACAGTATCTTGATCCTATCAGATACATAACAAATAAATCATCGGGTAAAATGGGTTATGCTCTGGCAAAAATTGCTAAAAGAAGAGGTGCAAAGGTAACTCTCATCAGTGGACCATCAAATCTGCAGCCACCTGAAGTAGATAGTTTTATTCCAATACAGACAACTCAAGAAATGCTGGAAGCTGTTATGAAACACATAAACCGAGCAAGCATACTTTTGATGGCAGCTGCTCCTCTTGATTTTGAACCTGAGATAACCTATGCAACTAAAATAGACAAACACTCAATAAAGTCAATTCCACTTAAGCTATGTCCCGATATACTGAAAAAGGTTTCAATGCTGAAGGAAAGGCCATTTACTGTGGGCTTTGCTGCTGAGGCTGGACTTAATGTAGACAGGGCTAAGTTAAAATTTCAAGATAAAAGGCTTGATATGATTGTTTTGAATGATATTATGCAACAAGACCGAGGTATGGAGTCTGATGCCAATGAAGTAATGCTAATTTATAAAAAAAGAAATAACTTTTTTGAAGAACAAACATCTCTCCTATCCAAAGATGAAATTGCCAGCATAATTTTGTCTAAAATTCTGGAGTTAAAACTTGCCAAATAAATATGAAAACAGGGTTAAGAAAGTTTTTGATAGAATTGTTGCATCATCAGATGCCTTTTTAATAACGAATCTTAAAAATATCAGATATCTTACAGGCTTTAGAGGTAGTTTTGCCATTGCTTTATTAACTGGACAGGGTTGCTATCTATTTGTTGATTTTCGTTATCTTAAGCAGGCTCAGAAAGAGGCAGCGGGAGAAATACTGTTGTTCAAAAAATCATGGATAGATACCCTGATGAGTGTTATAAAAGAGAAAAATATACAGAGGCTTTCCTTTGAGGATACATGCAGTTATGAAATTTTCTCTATGCTTGAGCGTCAGAAAATTGAGCTGATTCCTCAAAAATTACAGGTTGAGACAGTTAGAGCAGTTAAAGACCAAGAGGAGATAGACAGTATCAAGAAAGCTGTGGATATTGCTGAGAGAGCTTTTTTAAACATTAAACATTGCATAAAAGCTAATGTTTCAGAAAGAGCCATAGCAGTAGCTCTTGAAAATGAGTTGAGACTGCTTGGCTCTGAATCCATACCTTTTCCAGTAATTGTTGCCTCAGGCAAAAATTCTTCCATGCCTCACTGGAACGCATCAGATAGGGTGCTTAAAAATGGAGATTTTGTTATAATTGATTGGGGTGCGGGTTACGATGGATATTTTTCGGATATGACGAGAACATTTATTATTGGAGAGGCAACCGAGGTGCAAAAAAATATTTATGAAATTGTAAAAAAGGCAAATATTTCTGCAATACAATGCTGCAGTGCAGGTGTGGAGGCTAAAACTATTGATGAATCAGCAAGAAGACTGATAGAGGATGCAGGCTATGGGGAAAATTTTGGACATGCTACCGGACATGGTGTGGGGCTTGATGTTCATGAACTGCCAAAGATAAGTAGCGAATCTGAAGTTAAAATTGACAATGGAATGGTTTTTACTGTAGAGCCAGGAGTTTATATCGAAGAGTCTGGTGGAGTGCGAATTGAAGATATGGTTGTTATAAAGGAAAACAGAGTGAAGATATTAACAGATCTTCCAAAAGATTTTGAGATTTTATAAGGAGAAGGAGGCAGGAAATGGTTTCAACATCCGAGTTTAAGAAGGGATTGAAAATTGTATACAAAGGAGAACCGTATGAGAT containing:
- the gmk gene encoding guanylate kinase codes for the protein MDLYKKGIIFVISAPSGTGKTTLCEKLLKLLPDLKLSISHTTRKPRNGERNGINYYFIDKETFKKMIDTDEFVEWAEVYGNFYGTSKKAINSLISNGYDILLDIDTKGAKNIKKLYPDSVLIFILPPSLDELERRLINRNEDNNVIKLRLSKASQEISQYKFYDYVVINDNIEQASSNLLCIIHAERLKTKRIDNSKIDEIFKK
- a CDS encoding DNA-directed RNA polymerase subunit omega; this encodes MNKKEESLDIISLPVELDKTKIDSKYRLALIAAQRAAELSLGAPSKLDRKAKKVTTTAILEVLSNKIEYITGEEAQRIKEKISQIDVKKLLEDKRKAIPDLSELEKDLKVYLHGKESAEKMLEDLFTDNTEKPVSEQEE
- the coaBC gene encoding bifunctional phosphopantothenoylcysteine decarboxylase/phosphopantothenate--cysteine ligase CoaBC codes for the protein MNSLLKNKKVILGITGSIAAYKIYELIKLLKDAGAEIYPVMTKNASYFVTPLSIEIISGNRVLMNMFEEPLSHIELAKSCDIFTVVPATANLINKYASGIADDLLTTTLIAFRGPVIIAPAMNWRMYESPQVQKSIEYLNSLGVKFMGPERGLLACGEEGLGRLVSINKIFEAIISSLTEKDLKEEHVLITAGPTRQYLDPIRYITNKSSGKMGYALAKIAKRRGAKVTLISGPSNLQPPEVDSFIPIQTTQEMLEAVMKHINRASILLMAAAPLDFEPEITYATKIDKHSIKSIPLKLCPDILKKVSMLKERPFTVGFAAEAGLNVDRAKLKFQDKRLDMIVLNDIMQQDRGMESDANEVMLIYKKRNNFFEEQTSLLSKDEIASIILSKILELKLAK
- a CDS encoding aminopeptidase P family protein, whose protein sequence is MPNKYENRVKKVFDRIVASSDAFLITNLKNIRYLTGFRGSFAIALLTGQGCYLFVDFRYLKQAQKEAAGEILLFKKSWIDTLMSVIKEKNIQRLSFEDTCSYEIFSMLERQKIELIPQKLQVETVRAVKDQEEIDSIKKAVDIAERAFLNIKHCIKANVSERAIAVALENELRLLGSESIPFPVIVASGKNSSMPHWNASDRVLKNGDFVIIDWGAGYDGYFSDMTRTFIIGEATEVQKNIYEIVKKANISAIQCCSAGVEAKTIDESARRLIEDAGYGENFGHATGHGVGLDVHELPKISSESEVKIDNGMVFTVEPGVYIEESGGVRIEDMVVIKENRVKILTDLPKDFEIL